In Coregonus clupeaformis isolate EN_2021a chromosome 15, ASM2061545v1, whole genome shotgun sequence, one genomic interval encodes:
- the LOC121582794 gene encoding E3 ubiquitin-protein ligase TRIM23 isoform X1, with protein sequence MAAAVGVNKQGTAATMDVCVRHGRGATGNTVKVLECGVCEDVFSLQGDKVPRLLLCGHTVCHDCLTRLPLHGRAVRCPFDRQVTELGDSGVWGLKKNFALLELLERLQNGASNQLGMAEDALKGMGESIIRCDEDESHTASMYCTVCATHLCADCSQLIHSTRTLAKHRRVPLADKPHEKTLCLQHQVHAIEFVCQEEICQPGPLMCCVCKEYGKHQGHKHAVLEAEANQIRASILDMAHCIRTFTEEVSEYSRKLVGIVQQIEGGEQIVEDSIGMAHTEHSSVGVPQVPGTAESARSCVRAYFADLHETLCRQEEMALSVVDAHVRERLIWLRQQQEDMTILLSQVSTACLHCEKTLQQDDCRVVLAKQEINRLLETLQKQQQQFTELADHIQLDAGIPVTFTKDNRVHIGPKMEIRVVTLGLDGAGKTTILFKLKQDEFMQPIPTIGFNVETVEYKNLKFTIWDVGGKHKLRPLWKHYYLNTQAVVFVIDSCHRDRLMEAHSELAKLLTEKELRDALLLIFANKQDVPGAVSVEELTELLSLHKLCCGRSWHIQGCDARSGTGLHEGLDWLSRQLVAAGVLDVA encoded by the exons ATGGCGGCTGCTGTGGGTGTAAACAAGCAGGGGACCGCAGCAACGATGGACGTCTGTGTTCGGCACGGCAGAGGGGCCACAGGCAACACGGTGAAG GTGttggagtgtggagtgtgtgaGGATGTCTTCTCTCTCCAAGGGGACAAGGTCCCCCGGCTGCTGCTCTGCGGTCACACGGTCTGCCATGACTGTCTGACCCGGCTGCCCCTTCATGGTAGAGCCGTCCGCTGCCCCTTCGACAGACAGGTCACTGAACTGG gggACTCTGGTGTGTGGGGTCTGAAGAAGAACTTTGCTCTGCTGGAGCTTCTGGAGAGGCTGCAGAATGGAGCGTCCAACCAGTTGGGCATGGCAGAGGATGCCCTCAAAGGCATGGGAGAG AGTATAATCCGCTGTGACGAGGACGAGAGCCACACGGCGTCTATGTACTGCACGGTGTGTGCCACCCACCTGTGTGCAGACTGCTCCCAGCTCATCCACTCCACCCGCACCCTGGCCAAGCACCGGCGGGTGCCCCTGGCAGACAAGCCCCACGAGAAGACGCTGTGCCTGCAGCACCAGGTCCACGCCATCGAGTTTGTCTGTCAGGAGGAGATCTGCCAGCCTGGGCCACTCATGTGCTGCGTGTGCAAAGAGTACGGCAAGCACCAGGGACATAAG CATGCAGTTCTGGAGGCAGAGGCCAATCAGATCCGTGCGTCCATCCTGGACATGGCCCACTGTATCCGGACGTTCACAGAGGAGGTGTCTGAGTATTCCAGGAAGCTGGTTGGGATCGTACAGCAGATCGAGGGAGGAGAACAGATAGTGGAGGACAGCATCGGCATGGCACACACTGAACAT TCGTCTGTGGGTGTTCCCCAGGTCCCAGGCACGGCAGAGAGTGCACGGTCCTGCGTACGGGCTTACTTCGCTGACCTCCACGAGACGCTGTGCAGACAGGAGGAGATGGCGCTCAGCGTAGTAGACGCCCACGTCCGAGAGAGACTCATCTGGCTCCGGCAGCAGCAGGAGGACATGACCATCCTGCTTTCCCAGGTCTCCACTGCCTGCTTGCACTGTGAGAAGACACTACAGCAG GATGACTGCAGGGTGGTTCTGGCCAAGCAGGAGATCAACAGACTGTTGGAGACTCTGcagaaacagcagcagcagtTCACTGAGCTGGCCGACCACATACAGCTAGACGCTGGTATCCCCGTCACATTCACCAAG GACAACCGGGTCCACATCGGTCCAAAGATGGAGATCAGGGTGGTGACCCTGGGACTGGATGGTGCAGGGAAAACCACCATCCTCTTCAAGCTGAAACAGGATGAGTTTATGCAACCAATCCCTACCATAG GTTTTAATGTGGAAACAGTGGAGTATAAGAATCTCAAGTTCACCATCTGGGACGTTGGTGGAAAACATAAGCTACGACCTCTCTGGAAGCACTATTACCTGAACACACAAG ccGTGGTGTTTGTGATTGACAGCTGTCACAGAGACAGGCTGATGGAGGCCCACAGTGAGCTGGCAAAACTGCTGACAGAGAAAGAGCTGAGAGACGCCCTGCTGCTCATCTTCGCCAACAAACAG GATGTCCCCGGGGCTGTTTCAGTGGAGGAGTTAACGGAGCTACTGAGCCTTCACAAGCTGTGCTGTGGGAGGAGCTGGCACATCCAAGGCTGTGACGCCCGCAGCGGCACGGGGCTCCACGAGGGCCTGGACTGGCTGTCCCGACAGCTGGTGGCTGCAGGCGTACTGGACGTGGCCTAA
- the LOC121582793 gene encoding peptidylprolyl isomerase domain and WD repeat-containing protein 1 isoform X2 has translation MYERSYMHRDVITHIVCSKTDFIITASQDGHVKFWKKKEDEGVEFVKHFRSHLGVMECISVSADGALFCSVGDDQAMKVFDVVNFDMINMLKLGFHPGQCEWIYNPGDAICCVACSEKSTGKIFVYDGRGSNEKLHTFDKIHSSPLSQIRLNPRYRVIVSADKAGMLEYWTGLPSEFKFPRHVDWEYKTDTDLYEFAKNKTYPTSLAFSHDGRKMATIATDRKVRIFRFLTGKLMRVFDESLSMFTELQQMKQQLPDMEFGRRMAVERELEKVDGIRLTNIIFDETGHFVLYGTMLGIKVINVETNRCVRILGKLENIRVVKLSLFQGVAKACNTAPTIEMKASDNPALQSTKPDPTIFCTAFKKNRFYMFSKREPEDTKSAESDRDVFNEKPSKEEVMAATQAEGPKRVSDSAIIHTTMGDIHIKLFPVECPKTVENFCVHSRNGYFNGHIFHRVIKGFMIQTGDPTGTGMGGESIWGGEFEDEFHATLRHDRPYTLSMANGGPGTNGSQFFITVVPTPWLDNKHTVFGRSAKGMEVVQRISNIKVNPKTDKPYEDISIINITIK, from the exons GACAGATTTCATCATTACAGCCAGTCAGGATGGCCATGTGAAGTTCTGGAAAAAGAAAGAAGATGAGGGGGTAGAGTTTGTCAAACACTTCCGCAGTCATCTGG GAGTGATGGAGTGTATTTCTGTCAGTGCTGATGGagctctattctgttctgttgggGACGACCAGGCCATGAAAGTCTTTGATGTGGTCAATTTTGACATGATCAACATGCTCAAGCTGGG TTTCCACCCGGGCCAGTGTGAGTGGATCTACAACCCAGGCGATGCCATCTGCTGCGTGGCCTGCTCAGAGAAATCCACCGGGAAGATCTTTGTCTACGACGGACGGGGAAGCAACGAGAAGCTCCATACCTTTGACAAGATACACTCCTCTCCGCTGTCCCAGATCCGCCTCAACCCCAGATACAGGGTCATCGTCTCTGCAGACAAGGCTGGAATGCTGGAGTATTGGACCGGCCTCCCCAGCGAGTTCAAATTCCCCCGGCACGTGGACTGGGAGTATAAGACTGACACAGACTTGTATGAGTTTGCCAAAAACAAAACCTACCCAACCAGCCTGGCCTTCTCCCACGACGGTAGGAAGATGGCTACTATTGCCACCGACAGGAAAGTCAGGATCTTCCGCTTCCTGACAGGGAAACTGATGAGGGTATTTGATGAGTCGTTATCG ATGTTCACAGAGCTGCAGCAGATGAAGCAGCAGCTGCCAGACATGGAGTTTGGTCGGAGGATGGCGGTAGAGAGGGAACTGGAGAAGGTGGACGGCATTAGGCTCACCAACATCATCTTTGACGAGACCGGTCACTTCGTCCTCTACGGAACCATGCTGGGCATCAAGGTCATCAATGTGGAGACCAACAG gtgtgtgcgTATCCTGGGGAAGCTGGAGAACATCCGTGTGGTGAAGCTTAGCCTGTTCCAGGGGGTTGCCAAGGCATGCAACACAGCTCCCACCATCGAGATGAAGGCATCAGACAACCCGGCCCTGCAGAGCACAAAGCCAGACCCCACCATCTTCTGCACTGCCTTCAAGAAGAACCGCTTCTACATG TTCTCCAAGAGAGAGCCGGAGGACACAAAGAGTGCCGAGTCAGACAGAGATGTGTTCAACGAGAAGCCGTCtaaggaggaggtgatggctgCTACCCAGGCCGAGGGTCCAAAGAGGGTGTCAGACAGCGCCATCATCCACACCACCATGGGAGACATCCACATCAAACTCTTCCCTGTCGA GTGTCCCAAAACGGTGGAGAACTTCTGTGTTCACAGCAGGAACGGTTATTTCAATGGCCACATATTCCACCGCGTCATCAAG GGCTTCATGATCCAGACAGGGGATCCTACAGGGACGGGCATGGGAGGGGAGAGTATCTGGGGAGGGGAGTTTGAGGATGAGTTCCATGCCACACTGAGACACGACCGGCCCTACACCCTCAGTATGGCCAACGGAGGCCCCGGAACCAACGGATCACAGTTCTTCATCACTGTCGTTCCCACG CCCTGGCTGGACAACAAGCACACAGTGTTTGGCAGGAGTGCCAAGGGAATGGAGGTAGTTCAGAGGATCTCCAACATCAAAGTCAACCCTAAAACAGACAAACCTTACGAAGACATCAGCATCATTAACATCACCATCAAGTAA
- the LOC121582794 gene encoding E3 ubiquitin-protein ligase TRIM23 isoform X2 — protein sequence MAAAVGVNKQGTAATMDVCVRHGRGATGNTVKVLECGVCEDVFSLQGDKVPRLLLCGHTVCHDCLTRLPLHGRAVRCPFDRQVTELGDSGVWGLKKNFALLELLERLQNGASNQLGMAEDALKGMGESIIRCDEDESHTASMYCTVCATHLCADCSQLIHSTRTLAKHRRVPLADKPHEKTLCLQHQVHAIEFVCQEEICQPGPLMCCVCKEYGKHQGHKHAVLEAEANQIRASILDMAHCIRTFTEEVSEYSRKLVGIVQQIEGGEQIVEDSIGMAHTEHVPGTAESARSCVRAYFADLHETLCRQEEMALSVVDAHVRERLIWLRQQQEDMTILLSQVSTACLHCEKTLQQDDCRVVLAKQEINRLLETLQKQQQQFTELADHIQLDAGIPVTFTKDNRVHIGPKMEIRVVTLGLDGAGKTTILFKLKQDEFMQPIPTIGFNVETVEYKNLKFTIWDVGGKHKLRPLWKHYYLNTQAVVFVIDSCHRDRLMEAHSELAKLLTEKELRDALLLIFANKQDVPGAVSVEELTELLSLHKLCCGRSWHIQGCDARSGTGLHEGLDWLSRQLVAAGVLDVA from the exons ATGGCGGCTGCTGTGGGTGTAAACAAGCAGGGGACCGCAGCAACGATGGACGTCTGTGTTCGGCACGGCAGAGGGGCCACAGGCAACACGGTGAAG GTGttggagtgtggagtgtgtgaGGATGTCTTCTCTCTCCAAGGGGACAAGGTCCCCCGGCTGCTGCTCTGCGGTCACACGGTCTGCCATGACTGTCTGACCCGGCTGCCCCTTCATGGTAGAGCCGTCCGCTGCCCCTTCGACAGACAGGTCACTGAACTGG gggACTCTGGTGTGTGGGGTCTGAAGAAGAACTTTGCTCTGCTGGAGCTTCTGGAGAGGCTGCAGAATGGAGCGTCCAACCAGTTGGGCATGGCAGAGGATGCCCTCAAAGGCATGGGAGAG AGTATAATCCGCTGTGACGAGGACGAGAGCCACACGGCGTCTATGTACTGCACGGTGTGTGCCACCCACCTGTGTGCAGACTGCTCCCAGCTCATCCACTCCACCCGCACCCTGGCCAAGCACCGGCGGGTGCCCCTGGCAGACAAGCCCCACGAGAAGACGCTGTGCCTGCAGCACCAGGTCCACGCCATCGAGTTTGTCTGTCAGGAGGAGATCTGCCAGCCTGGGCCACTCATGTGCTGCGTGTGCAAAGAGTACGGCAAGCACCAGGGACATAAG CATGCAGTTCTGGAGGCAGAGGCCAATCAGATCCGTGCGTCCATCCTGGACATGGCCCACTGTATCCGGACGTTCACAGAGGAGGTGTCTGAGTATTCCAGGAAGCTGGTTGGGATCGTACAGCAGATCGAGGGAGGAGAACAGATAGTGGAGGACAGCATCGGCATGGCACACACTGAACAT GTCCCAGGCACGGCAGAGAGTGCACGGTCCTGCGTACGGGCTTACTTCGCTGACCTCCACGAGACGCTGTGCAGACAGGAGGAGATGGCGCTCAGCGTAGTAGACGCCCACGTCCGAGAGAGACTCATCTGGCTCCGGCAGCAGCAGGAGGACATGACCATCCTGCTTTCCCAGGTCTCCACTGCCTGCTTGCACTGTGAGAAGACACTACAGCAG GATGACTGCAGGGTGGTTCTGGCCAAGCAGGAGATCAACAGACTGTTGGAGACTCTGcagaaacagcagcagcagtTCACTGAGCTGGCCGACCACATACAGCTAGACGCTGGTATCCCCGTCACATTCACCAAG GACAACCGGGTCCACATCGGTCCAAAGATGGAGATCAGGGTGGTGACCCTGGGACTGGATGGTGCAGGGAAAACCACCATCCTCTTCAAGCTGAAACAGGATGAGTTTATGCAACCAATCCCTACCATAG GTTTTAATGTGGAAACAGTGGAGTATAAGAATCTCAAGTTCACCATCTGGGACGTTGGTGGAAAACATAAGCTACGACCTCTCTGGAAGCACTATTACCTGAACACACAAG ccGTGGTGTTTGTGATTGACAGCTGTCACAGAGACAGGCTGATGGAGGCCCACAGTGAGCTGGCAAAACTGCTGACAGAGAAAGAGCTGAGAGACGCCCTGCTGCTCATCTTCGCCAACAAACAG GATGTCCCCGGGGCTGTTTCAGTGGAGGAGTTAACGGAGCTACTGAGCCTTCACAAGCTGTGCTGTGGGAGGAGCTGGCACATCCAAGGCTGTGACGCCCGCAGCGGCACGGGGCTCCACGAGGGCCTGGACTGGCTGTCCCGACAGCTGGTGGCTGCAGGCGTACTGGACGTGGCCTAA